A single genomic interval of Trichosurus vulpecula isolate mTriVul1 chromosome 6, mTriVul1.pri, whole genome shotgun sequence harbors:
- the LOC118854057 gene encoding protein S100-P, with amino-acid sequence MSELETAMGMLIDVFDRYAGTDSNKETLTKEELKTLLEKEFPNFVKNGKNNEAIDKLFENLDNNKDAQVDFNEFMIFTAALTVTCHKYCHQKGPK; translated from the exons atgtcagaactggaaaCAGCTATGGGAATGCTCATTGATGTCTTTGACCGGTATGCAGGAACTGATAGCAATAAGGAGACTCTGACTAAAGAAGAACTAAAGACACTCTTGGAAAAAGAGTTCCCAAACTTTGTTAAG aaTGGGAAGAATAATGAGGCAATTGATAAACTATTTGAAAACCTGGATAACAACAAGGATGCTCAGGTGGACTTCAACGAGTTCATGATCTTCACTGCTGCCCTGACTGTTACCTGTCATAAGTACTGTCACCAGAAGGGACCTAAGTGA